The genomic stretch CAGCGGTCATGGGAGGCGTCTCCTTCCTGCTGTTCGGAATCATTGCTTCAAGCGGCCTGAGAATGCTGATTGACAACAAAATTGATTATGAAAACAACAGAAACCTCATTATTACATCAGTTATCCTTGTCATCGGTGTAGGAGGCGCTTTTATCCAAGTGTCTCAGGGCGGATTCCAAGTGTCAGGAATGGCGCTTGCCGCAATTGTCGGTGTCATCTTAAACCTGATTCTTCCGCAGGCGAAGGAAGAGCAGGCAGACACATCTGAACAACATCATATTTAAAACCTTTTAATGAAAGTCCAGAGAGGCTTGGAAGGGTTATGAAGAGAAGGAAGCTTCAATGCTGCCCTCTATTTAACCATACCCCGAGTCTATCTTAGACCGGGGTTTTTTTTCAGCCTTAAGTTGAAAAGAGAGGGGAAAGAACATGAAGCATTTAACGACGATGAGTGAACTTAGCACTGAGGAAATCAAAGATTTGCTTCAAACAGCACAAGAGCTCAAAAGCGGAAAAACAGACAATCAGCTTACAGGAAAGTTTGCAGCAAACCTGTTTTTCGAACCGAGCACGAGAACGCGGTTCAGCTTTGAGGTCGCAGAAAAAAAGCTGGGCATGAATGTGCTTAACCTTGATGGAACAAGCACAAGCGTGCAAAAAGGCGAAACCTTATATGACACGATCCGGACGCTTGAATCAATCGGTGTGGACGTCTGCGTCATCAGGCACAGTGAGGATGAGTATTATGAAGAGCTTGTCAGCCAGGTGAACATTCCGATTCTGAATGCGGGAGACGGGTGCGGCCAGCATCCAACACAATCACTGCTTGATTTAATGACGATTTATGAAGAGTTCAATACGTTTAAAGGGCTTACCGTCTCCATTCACGGCGACATCAAGCATAGCAGAGTGGCAAGGTCAAATGCGGAAGTGTTGACAAGATTGGGTGCCCGGGTCCTATTTTCCGGCCCTTCGGAATGGCAGGATGAAGAAAATACATTCGGCACGTATGTCTCAATGGATGAAGCAGTTGAGTCTTCCGATGTTGTCATGCTGCTGCGCATTCAAAATGAACGACATCAGTCCGCTGTCAGTCAGGAAGGCTATTTAAACAAATACGGCTTGACCGTAGAACGGGCTGAGCGTATGAAGCGGCATGCGATCATCATGCATCCTGCTCCGGTAAACAGAGGAGTGGAGATTGATGACAGCTTAGTAGAAAGCGAAAAATCAAGAATCTTCAAGCAAATGAAAAATGGCGTATTTATCAGAATGGCAGTGATACAGCGTGCCTTACAAACCAATGTGAAAAGAGGAGAAGCAGCGTATGTCATATCTCATTAAAAACGGCTGGATACTAAACGAAAATGGTGAAAAAACACAAGCGGATATCCGAGTGACTGGAGAAACCATCACCGCAATCGGCAAGCTTGATGCAACGGATAATGAAACGGTAATTGATGCAAAAGGTTTGCTCGTTTCACCTGGGTTTGTTGATCTCCACGTGCATTTCAGAGAGCCGGGCGGAGAGAAAAAAGAAACTATTGAAACCGGGGCAAAAGCAGCGGCGCGCGGCGGCTATACTACAGTAGCAGCAATGCCGAATACGCGGCCGGTTCCTGATACAAAGGAGCAGATGGAATGGGTGCAAAACAGAAT from Bacillus subtilis subsp. subtilis str. 168 encodes the following:
- the pyrB gene encoding aspartate carbamoyltransferase (Evidence 1a: Function from experimental evidences in the studied strain; PubMedId: 8535162, 16321950, 21663747; Product type e: enzyme), which gives rise to MKHLTTMSELSTEEIKDLLQTAQELKSGKTDNQLTGKFAANLFFEPSTRTRFSFEVAEKKLGMNVLNLDGTSTSVQKGETLYDTIRTLESIGVDVCVIRHSEDEYYEELVSQVNIPILNAGDGCGQHPTQSLLDLMTIYEEFNTFKGLTVSIHGDIKHSRVARSNAEVLTRLGARVLFSGPSEWQDEENTFGTYVSMDEAVESSDVVMLLRIQNERHQSAVSQEGYLNKYGLTVERAERMKRHAIIMHPAPVNRGVEIDDSLVESEKSRIFKQMKNGVFIRMAVIQRALQTNVKRGEAAYVISH